The following are encoded in a window of Vespula pensylvanica isolate Volc-1 chromosome 2, ASM1446617v1, whole genome shotgun sequence genomic DNA:
- the LOC122638163 gene encoding protein PRRC2C isoform X9, with product MSTLSGILSKGEKGKSKFQSLDINNLYRVSRGESLEQHQQKNTLPRKHGMQTLGRVPSARRPPANLPSLKSETSSSDPAVSLVPSGGSGWATTKDSGSSSTNTTVSTTATDSNTTNSSPTQCVTGSTAPTSLHPLLPGQQGTSHSSDANNKSSWSAIMSKSGDAVVGYAGLVGGGRGGRSAPGLSFLAHQSPQFQHEFPSLSGQPSVSASNQSQTQESSATSNAISVAVQHHSLLQQQPYSHNHSGGALNNQQQQQNRELNAQYGPGPSLRPQTEGSWIQGGSRTTSGTTPTTGAPGNGNTPAVQGPPMVGPSGSTGHTEGLAGGRQNLGQSPNMAMGQAGQSTSPNSQAPLPSASHQMYRGNFPSGFPSQFSPNVGSGGPRPRFNYPPDRFPLPQRPQERDRVPEEEIITRPIIKEEDLTRMDDISRDAGWAAHDDIDYNQKLAFSDDEPEPEPPKKEEKKDVKTEEKLDENHSENKDKPRDNRDNRETAKDNRDQPTHRPWNQSTLSRDLRGPNGPNCFSTQPSLQSVHSLRDAEDDEAWNERRRLKVEVAFVVKRARQRKEEEEKRFQESTKQAAAKKLQDLEKKLQEKQSRQKEDERGPPPEPKGLISVPPVPIPVPEWEREKEIRERENRERERERSRTSSEGKDDKSARESREPRDNLRESRDTRDQLMNDRQSDRQLDRQNDRQNDRQIDRQNDRQIDRQNDRQIDRQNDRQIDRQNDRQIDRQNDRQTDRQNDRQNERQNDRANDRQNDRPNDRPNDRQNDRQIDRQNFLRQPDIAARSERERERDRDQRDIRDREYPGFLRHFQTNIPPRFQKQQAERSGSGFNRISPSAERSSQSVSFAQQYDSGRWGHNHNNLIDNNTKQSHAVPPPRRSRIDSDVSSPLEEDRSSSRDHRGQLSREDRYRHPAHRKSGGYYDEYTRTYKDYDWDDRHPREPWERERHFDDKERETNLDSRDGRESRENRPIRQNRDSVENRDRDSKEKKDYDNYLKDTCDERERCDDRERSDGTEWRDDRTQERQTEKRREMPREERIERNERPQRPDSRDSRTSRESKTSSRDDEPHKLRDCGLWVNEISDYEEKKRDLYHENNRERERDRRQPPGPVTKDKLEADDLKSEKRNLTQLKRNSSEQEKKDAVKETVTETKKETDIRSRKSERITETSNRPVERGDSSPKAWADAVSPTFEKEEEKILETFKDINELENVKQNLEKLTLEKREDVHIEDTNKEHVKEEKREKNTRNRTSSGSSSSRARDCRGGRQWGGSIYTRWSGQESRGRRGGSKSSGRPASARSGSYGHTDSENSADEISGSTESGKEERRSAKSPKLSQKIDKEERNREVSRREDKRTGEYSQARNEKRSYDGKPSREGFAPSGEPSRRGRGGFRIRSSGNNSNRMEGYGPPSSKSPFSSERNAEEKQNTTKQCSTTTASDKETNNPASTPIESSDDKMIAKQQALTAGITGRRTKSPNPQSQQSNKQDNHQTSGNVVSQKPHKKEESLSKRTRSGSRRGKDTRESRFRGSSSNVSKQTSSDVGNEEWETTSENSEDHMDDHKESRNSRNKHFNGRGNQNSNQNAMGGNLHSRRNEQGGNNRDQREKNSKSSSTSSRAPGAEKRNVQNSSFCNQRNQSSISQSQNGRSRSQGSSHGGSMSNKSSSNKENTVNRIDEIKLNEPNLVNQAFNDMNKKSQSKEKKIVDNASDSNNFTEDGSTIVEDKLDSDGFQEVRSKKNVKEPRHSQKDEIKPSAKKEKERERDRSKSKSNNGSQQISQQTQNIPSLLGQSIQQPVSMPQKQYDKNTKGLKLPPRFQKQRLAKQQQQQTFADPNDVNKMNSSGNNNMKDSSGGPAPPPSVNAWDKPFISQLRSNSPSAVPADVQLMSGLTSQNDQVHENNEQANSGNSSQRNSPSGEKAGKNTKDLVEKNVSDVSSPPVQTLIFENTNYSKTTKTTPTDLAMKSKFSNHVQKQQRVDKRVEMEEEGNPMHQHSQQSLSVAFSNKPNDLMKNKNQEPIQMPLSFNKNEDNADMKLDFTFDSDLSQLTEDKSKTLGMTRSMHMSSGQSTISPSTAELNLKIASVKKVWENATPMPTVVEHEDGGNVVSTANSFPQAFENSDVDDSYSPHQQYNQNNMKNEITTSTNVCKLVPPQVKPQQQSAGSNGTQPGSTVPGPSPIGAGQSPMGHPPASLQGPLSPPPFNSTGQPSHINYQEFPQYPGSQAAQYGSMSAIPSPPAMLFNTGSGQLPAQAGGLYGAFQLDQSRSPFTQYPPYGPSLQSSFNQQNVYLPQPPPPPPHAPSAPTPDMYPNNLSQYRITAATAPPFGQNQQLSNNPNTVLISSSSNSLMSASVKPSSQPIGAIGTKAAPHFQAPSAPQPNQLPYIPYDPNQVLSVSGSYMGNSQLVQRPGPNVQASANSYYSATSADVFPGSQTGFYQPGGATQQTGTHYGLQGFGQHSQSLATGSATPVGLQNFSPGFLSNSGLQIAAAAAAQQFRNPTGGLPAPANATSTFLNKHQPQEQPRQLKSPSGNQQDVLASVFNATPQIPSPKSRNCKQQTSSQQPQPSPTQHHKYQQYQGVSQSALVLQQNVRGMGMPPRAGIQPSQQRYPPPIQRPVVPFAQGPTLNNSTQQPNSMPSQQQAQINRHRPNLHQQQQQRNMKMQQQQYYSSQGNVKIDSNDKTDSHNDKINDGNSGNQSGGNKSNVNQQDSDTKEEVSQQNE from the exons ATGTCTACTCTGTCAGGGATTTTGTCGAAGggggagaaaggaaaatcaaAGTTTCAATCGTTAGATATCAATAATTTGTATCGGGTAAGCAGG gGAGAATCCTTAGAACAACATCAACAAAAGAACACATTACCGCGCAAACATGGCATGCAAACCCTCGGAAGGGTGCCCTCGGCACGGAGACCTCCCGCTAATTTGCCCAGTTTGAAAAGTGAAACTAGCAGCAGCGATCCAGCTGTCAGTCTTGTACCTAGTGGAGGAAGTGGTTGGGCAACTACCAAGGATTCAGGATCTTCAAGCACTAATACTACTGTATCTACAACAGCAACAGATTCAAACACT ACAAATTCTTCACCAACACAATGTGTAACGGGGTCGACTGCACCAACATCTCTTCATCCTTTGCTACCAGGACAACAAGGTACTTCACATTCTTCCGATGCAAACAACAAATCATCATGGAGTGCAATTATGAGCAAATCAGGAGATg CAGTGGTTGGATACGCGGGGCTCGTGGGGGGCGGAAGAGGGGGAAGAAGTGCCCCTGGGCTGAGTTTCCTTGCCCACCAGTCCCCGCAGTTCCAACACGAGTTTCCCAGTCTCAGCGGACAGCCCTCTGTCTCCGCCTCCAATCAGAGCCAGACTCAAGAGTCCTCGGCAACATCCAATGCGATCTCAGTCGCTGTCCAACACCACTCATTGCTACAGCAACAGCCATATTCCCACAACCACTCAG GAGGTGCACTAAACAatcagcagcaacaacagaaTCGAGAACTAAATGCACAGTATGGTCCTGGACCAAGTCTACGCCCTCAaa CAGAAGGAAGTTGGATTCAAGGAGGCAGTCGCACGACGAGCGGAACAACACCAACAACAGGCGCTCCCGGAAATGGGAATACTCCGGCGGTCCAGGGCCCCCCAATGGTGGGTCCCAGTGGTTCTACGGGACACACGGAGGGACTCGCTGGCGGGCGACAGAACTTGGGCCAATCGCCCAACATGGCTATGGGCCAGGCAGGCCAGAGTACTTCCCCCAACAGTCAAGCTCCACTTCCTTCTGCTTCGCATCAG ATGTATAGAGGAAATTTCCCAAGTGGATTCCCATCTCAGTTTTCACCAAACGTAGGATCGGGTGGTCCACGGCCACGATTCAACTATCCTCCAGATCGCTTTCCTCTTCCTCAACGACCGCAAGAACGCGATCGTGTTCCAGAGGAGGAGATCATAACGCGTCctattattaaagaagaagatttaaCAAGAATGGACGATATCTCGCGTGACGCAGGCTGGGCAGCGCACGATGATATTGATTATAACCAGAAATTGGCTTTTAGCGATGACGAACCTGAACCTGAGCCcccgaaaaaggaagaaaaaaaagatgttaagacagaagaaaaattagatgAAAATCATTcggaaaataaagataaaccAAGGGACAATCGTGACAATAGAGAAACTGCAAAAGATAATCGAGATCAACCTACGCATCGTCCATGGAATCAAAGCACTCTATCTCGAGATTTACGTGGTCCTAATGGTCCAAATTGCTTCTCTACTCAACCATCGCTGCAATCGGTGCATTCTTTGAGAG ACGCAGAAGACGACGAAGCGTGGAATGAAAGACGCAGATTGAAAGTTGAAGTTGCATTTGTTGTTAAACGTGCCCGTCAAcgcaaagaggaagaagaaaaaagattccaAGAATCTACTAAACAAGCGGCAGCTAAAAAGTTACAAGatttggaaaagaaattacaagaaaaacaatcaagacaaaaagaagatgaacGTGGACCACCACCTGAACCGAAAGGTCTCATTAGTGTTCCACCTGTACCTATTCCTGTACCCGAATGGGAACGCGAGAAAGAAATCAGAGAACGTGAAAATCGAGAACGTGAACGGGAACGATCTCGCACTTCTTCTGAAGGAAAAGATGATAAATCTGCTCGTGAATCTCGTGAACCCAGGGACAATTTAAGAGAATCTAGAGACACCCGCGATCAGTTGATGAATGATCGACAGAGTGATCGACAACTTGACCGGCAAAACGATCGTCAGAATGATCGACAAATTGATCGTCAAAATGATCGACAAATTGATCGTCAGAATGATCGACAAATTGATCGTCAGAACGATCGACAAATTGATCGTCAGAATGATCGACAAATTGATCGTCAGAACGATCGTCAGACCGATCGTCAGAACGATCGTCAGAACGAACGCCAGAACGATCGAGCAAATGACCGTCAGAATGATCGACCAAATGATCGACCAAATGATCGTCAAAATGATCGACAAATAGATCGACAGAATTTCTTGAGACAACCAGATATTGCTGCACGCAGCGAACGTGAACGAGAACGTGATCGTGATCAACGTGATATTAGAGATCGTGAATATCCTGGATTTTTACGACATTTTCAAACTAACATACCACCCAGATTTCAAAAACAACAGGCAGAAAGGAGTGGTTCTGGGTTTAACCGCATTTCACCGAGCGCAGAAAGATCATCTCAATCTGTCTCGTTTGCTCAACAATATGACTCCGGAAGATGGGGTCacaatcataataatttaa tAGATAACAATACGAAGCAATCACATGCAGTACCACCACCCCGGCGAAGTAGAATTGATTCGGATGTATCATCACCATTGGAGGAGGATCGTTCTTCATCGCGCGACCATCGTGGACAATTATCCAGAGAGGATCGTTACCGTCATCCTGCACATCGAAAATCAGGTGGTTATTATGACGAATACACTCGCACCTACAAAGATTATGATTGGGACGATAGACATCCTCGCGAACCTTGGGAACGCGAGAGACATTTCGATGATAAGGAGCGAGAAACAAATTTGGATTCAAGAGATGGTAGGGAAAGTAGAGAGAATCGACCGATTAGACAGAATCGAGACAGCGTTGAAAATCGTGACCGAGacagtaaagaaaaaaaggactaTGACAACTATTTaaag GATACTTGTGATGAACGCGAGCGTTGCGATGATAGGGAACGCTCCGATGGTACCGAATGGCGTGATGATCGTACTCAAGAGAGACAAACTGAAAAACGACGTGAAATGCCACGCGAGGAACGTATCGAACGTAATGAACGGCCACAAAGACCGGATTCGCGTGACAGTCGTACGTCAAGAGAATCGAAAACATCATCGCGCGACGATGAGCCTCATAAGTTGCGCGACTGTGGCTTATGGGTAAATGAAATTTCggattacgaagaaaaaaagcgagatctttatcacgaaaataatagagaaagagagagagacagaagacAGCCACCTGGTCCTGTGACTAAGGATAAATTAGAAGCGGATGATTTAAAGAGCGAGAAACGTAACTTGACtcaattgaaaagaaatagctCTGAGCAGGAGAAGAAAGATGCAGTAAAGGAAACTGTaactgaaacgaaaaaagaaaccgaTATCCGTAGCAGAAAATCTGAACGTATAACTGAAACAAGTAATAGACCTGTAGAAAGAGGAGATAGTTCTCCAAAAGCTTGGGCTGATGCTGTATCACCAACGtttgaaaaggaagaggaaaagatattGGAAACTTTTAAAGACATAAACGAACTAGAGAATGTAAAACAGAATCTGGAAAAATTGACTCTAGAGAAAAGGGAGGATGTGCATATTGAAGATACGAATAAGGAACAtgtgaaagaggaaaaacgtGAGAAGAATACACGAAATAGGACAAGTAGCGGAAGCTCCAGTTCACGTGCTCGAGATTGTCGAGGTGGACGTCAATGGGGAGGATCCATTTATACACGTTGGAGTGGTCAAGAATCTAGAGGAAGGAGAGGTGGGTCTAAATCATCGGGTAGACCAGCATCTGCTAGAAGTGGTTCCTATGGTCACACTGATTCTGAAAATAGTGCAGATGAAATTTCTGGCTCAACCGAAtcaggaaaagaagagaggaggtcTGCAAAATCGCCGAAACTATCTCAGAAGATCGACAAGGAAGAACGTAACAGAGAGGTATCTAGACGAGAAGACAAACGAACTGGAGAATATTCCCAAGCACGAAATGAGAAACGATCATATGATGGAAAACCAAGTCGTGAAGGATTTGCACCATCCGGTGAACCATCCAGACGAGGTCGAGGTGGATTTAGAATCAGATCTTCTGGTAACAATAGTAATCGCATGGAAGGGTATGGGCCACCGTCCAGTAAAAGCCCTTTCTCATCGGAACGTAATGCTgaagaaaaacagaatacTACTAAACAATGTTCAACAACGACTGCATCGGATAAAGAGACAAATAATCCTGCGAGCACGCCAATAGAGTCTAGTGACGATAAAATGATAGCGAAACAACAAGCTCTTACAGCTGGTATAACAGGTAGACGTACAAAATCGCCGAATCCACAGAGTCAACAATCTAATAAACAGGATAATCATCAAACATCTGGCAATGTTGTATCACAAAAGCCGCATAAGAAGGAGGAATCTCTCTCCAAGAGAACTCGCAGTGGAAGTAGAAGG ggTAAAGACACTCGGGAATCACGTTTTCgtggcagcagcagcaacgtATCGAAACAAACCTCGTCCGACGTGGGTAATGAAGAATGGGAAACCACATCTGAAAATAGTGAAGACCACATGGATGATCACAAAGAGTCTCGTAATAGTCGCAACAAACATTTTAACGGACGTGGAAATCAAAACTCAAACCAGAATGCTATGGGTGGTAATTTACATTCTCGTAGAAACGAGCAAGGTGGAAATAATCGAGATCAACGTGAAAAGAATAGCAAATCTTCCAGTACGTCATCAAGGGCACCAGGAGCGGAAAAACGAAATGTCCAAAACTCATCATTCTGTAATCAAAGAAATCAGTCATCTATAAGTCAATCCCAAAATGGTAGATCGAGGAGTCAAGGTTCTTCGCATGGTGGATCAATGTCTAACAAGTCATCTAGTAATAAGGAAAATACTGTAAATCGTATAGATGAAATCAAGTTGAATGAGCCAAATTTGGTTAATCAAGCCTTTAATgacatgaataaaaaaagtcaatcgaaagaaaagaaaatagttgaTAACGCTTCAGACTCGAATAATTTTACGGAAGACGGATCGACTATTGTGGAAGATAAGTTGGACTCTGATGGTTTCCAAGAGGTTCGTTCAAAGAAAAACGTGAAAGAACCTAGACACTCCCAAAAAGATGAAATCAAACCATCagcgaagaaggagaaggaacgagaacgagatcGTTCAAAATCTAAATCAAACAATGGATCTCAACAAATTTCTCAACAAACTCAAAATATACCATCATTATTAGGTCAATCTATTCAGCAGCCAGTGAGCATGCCACAAAAACAATACGATAAGAATACAAAAGGTTTGAAGCTCCCACCAAGATTTCAAAAACAACGCTTGGCgaagcagcaacaacagcagacATTTGCTGATCCAAATGacgtaaataaaatgaatagtTCTggcaataataatatgaaagattCGTCTGGTGGTCCAGCACCTCCACCTTCCGTGAATGCTTGGGACAAACCTTTCATCAGTCAACTGCGCTCAAATTCTCCTTCTGCTGTCCCAGCTGACGTTCAATTGATGTCCGGTTTAACTTCGCAAAATGATCAAGTTCACGAAAATAACGAGCAAGCTAATTCTGGCAATAGCAGTCAACGAAATTCTCCAAGCGGTGAAAAAGCTGGAAAGAACACGAAAGATCTCGTAGAGAAGAATGTTTCTGATGTTTCTTCACCACCGGTTCAAACTTTAATCTTTGAGAATACAAATTACTCAAAAACGACTAAAACAACGCCAACTGATTTAGCCATGAAATCCAAATTTTCAAATCATGTTCAGAAACAGCAACGCGTAGACAAGCGCGTAGAAATGGAAGAGGAAGGCAATCCGATGCATCAACATTCGCAACAATCATTATCGGTTGCTTTCTCCAACAAACCGAATGACCTTATGAAGAATAAGAACCAGGAGCCTATTCAAATGcctttatcatttaataagaACGAAGACAACGCCGATATGAAACTTGATTTTACATTTGACTCTGATCTCTCGCAGTTGACAGAAGACAAAAGCAAAACTTTGGGAATGACTCGGTCCATGCACATGAGCTCTGGACAAAGTACGATATCACCCTCAACCGCAGAGCTTAATTTGAAGATAGCTTCGGTAAAAAAGGTTTGGGAAAACGCCACTCCTATGCCGACTGTAGTCGAACATGAAGATGGTGGTAATGTCGTCAGTACTGCTAACAGTTTTCCTCAAGCTTTTGAGAACAGCGACGTCGATGATAGCTACAGCCCACATCAGCAGTACAACCAGAATaacatgaaaaatgaaatcacAACGTCTACGAACGTGTGCAAG CTGGTTCCCCCGCAGGTGAAGCCGCAGCAACAATCCGCGGGAAGCAATGGAACCCAACCTGGCTCTACTGTACCCGGTCCGAGTCCTATTGGAGCTGGACAGAGTCCCATGGGTCATCCACCTGCTAGCCTTCAAGGACCTTTAAGCCCACCACCATTCAATTCGACCGGTCAACCTTCTCATATCAATTATCAG gaATTTCCACAATATCCTGGATCACAAGCTGCACAATACGGTAGCATGTCTGCTATACCTTCACCACCAGCAATGTTATTCAATACAGGTTCTGGTCAATTACCAGCACAAGCGGGTGGTTTATATGGTGCTTTCCAATTGGATCAAAGTCGTTCACCGTTCACACAATATCCGCCCTATGGACCGTCCCTTCAAAGTTCATTCAACCAGCAAAATGTATACTTGCCACAgccgccaccaccgccaccacatGCTCCAAGTGCGCCAACTCCTGATATGTATCCCAATAATTTATCGCAATATCGTATT aCTGCTGCAACTGCACCTCCGTTTGGACAAAATCAGCAGCTTAGTAATAATCCCAATACGGTTCTTATCAGTTCATCATCGAATTCTTTAATGTCAGCAAGCGTTAAACCATCTTCTCAACCAATTGGTGCAATTGGTACTAAAGCGGCGCCTCATTTTCAAGCACCATCTGCACCACAGCCAAATCAA ttACCTTACATACCTTATGATCCAAACCAAGTGCTCAGTGTAAGCGGTAGTTACATGGGTAACTCTCAGTTGGTGCAGAGGCCAGGCCCTAATGTACAGGCATCGGCAAATAGTTATTATAGTGCTACATCGGCtg ATGTATTCCCGGGATCACAAACTGGCTTTTACCAGCCAGGTGGTGCCACACAGCAAACTGGCACTCACTATGGTCTTCAAGGATTTGGTCAGCATAGTCAAAGCCTGGCAACAGGAAGTGCAACGCCTGTTGGTCTTCAAAATTTTAGTCCTGGATTTTTGTCTAATTCAGGACTACA